The genomic DNA TGAACTCCCATTTGCTTAAATTCGCGCAAACCCGGCGAATAGAAGCGTGATTTGGCCCGCGAGTAAATTGCGTTTCGTGCTGCCGGGCGGCGCCAAGGGAAATGTTTTTCCGGATCAGCCGGTCGTGCCGCGCAGCAGCACGTTGAGGCCGATCGCCATCACCTTGGCCGATTCCACCATGTCGGCGATGCCAACCCATTCGTCCGGCCGATGAGCAAGGTCGAGGATGCCGGGGCCGTAGGCGATGCAGTCGTAGATATGGCCGATGCGGGCGACGTGCTTCTGGTCATAGGTGCCGGGCGAGATCACATAATCCGGTTCGCGGTCGAAGACCTCCATGATGCCCTTGGCCACGGCCTTGACCACCGGCGCGTCGCGCTCGGTCATCAGCGGCAGCACCTCCATCAGGTCGCGGATCTCGTAATCGAACTTCTTCCGCTCGCGCTTCAGCCGTTCGAGGATGCCGGTGACTTCGCCTTTGACGGTTGCGAGGTCTTCCTCGAGCAGGAAGCGGCGGTCGATCGTCAGCCGGCAGGAATCGGGCACGTTGGGCGAGGGGAGCCCTGGCCGGAAATCCTCGGTCTGGCCGCCATGGATGGAGTTGATGTTCATGGTCGAGCGCCGGGCGCCCTCGGGCACCACCGGCATGCGCGTCATCTTGCGGTCGAGCGCCGGGAAAAGCTCGTCCTCGAAGGCCTGCAGCACGGCGCCCATATGGCGCACGGCGTTGTCGCCAAGGAAAGGCATCGAGCCATGCGCGATCTCGCCCTTGGTCTCGATCTCGGCCCACCAGACGCCGCGATGACCAAGGCAGATCCGGTCCTTGTTCAGCGGCTCGGGAATGATGACGTGGTCGACCTTCGGCCTGGAGAAGTAGCCCAGCTTCGCCAGATGCGCGACGCCGCCGAAGCCGCCGGACTCCTCGTCGACCGTGCCCGATATCTCGATGGCGCCGGGAAATTCGGGATAGACCTGCATGAAAGCTTCCGCGGCGATGACCGAAGCGGCGAGCCCGCCCTTCATGTCGCAAGCACCGC from Mesorhizobium sp. M1E.F.Ca.ET.045.02.1.1 includes the following:
- a CDS encoding acetylornithine deacetylase/succinyl-diaminopimelate desuccinylase family protein, whose translation is MNELLLRAVDDRVDDLVALTADLIRFPTVNPPGEAYRPCAEYLGARLKKLGFETEFIRAEGAPGDTDRYPRVNVVARFDGRAPGACVHFNSHIDVVEAGDGWTVDPFAGVVKGGRVYGRGACDMKGGLAASVIAAEAFMQVYPEFPGAIEISGTVDEESGGFGGVAHLAKLGYFSRPKVDHVIIPEPLNKDRICLGHRGVWWAEIETKGEIAHGSMPFLGDNAVRHMGAVLQAFEDELFPALDRKMTRMPVVPEGARRSTMNINSIHGGQTEDFRPGLPSPNVPDSCRLTIDRRFLLEEDLATVKGEVTGILERLKRERKKFDYEIRDLMEVLPLMTERDAPVVKAVAKGIMEVFDREPDYVISPGTYDQKHVARIGHIYDCIAYGPGILDLAHRPDEWVGIADMVESAKVMAIGLNVLLRGTTG